A DNA window from Vagococcus penaei contains the following coding sequences:
- a CDS encoding HAD family hydrolase — protein sequence MTYYDQVKQFHQVFDNEQVTQVRELTGDAAKYRATFKFEEILEFLYAASNGDDTIFREYVSAIHQQIDQQADKIMTKKVSSTNRLVGEVDALIDLLYFTFGTFVKMGIDPKPLFDIVHTANMGKLFPDGKPHYHPVTGKVLKPDNWEHEYAPEAKILKEINQQKNKHT from the coding sequence ATGACTTATTATGACCAAGTAAAACAATTTCACCAAGTTTTTGATAATGAGCAAGTGACACAAGTCAGAGAATTAACTGGCGATGCAGCTAAATACCGTGCCACATTTAAATTTGAAGAAATTTTGGAGTTTTTGTATGCGGCAAGTAATGGAGATGATACTATTTTTCGTGAATATGTTTCTGCGATACACCAGCAAATCGATCAACAAGCAGATAAAATTATGACGAAAAAAGTATCTTCAACTAATCGTCTAGTTGGTGAGGTGGATGCACTAATTGATTTACTATATTTTACTTTTGGAACCTTTGTAAAAATGGGTATTGATCCTAAACCACTTTTTGACATTGTTCATACAGCTAATATGGGGAAACTATTTCCAGATGGAAAACCACACTATCATCCTGTGACTGGAAAAGTGCTTAAACCTGATAATTGGGAACATGAATATGCTCCAGAGGCTAAGATTCTAAAAGAAATTAATCAGCAAAAAAACAAACATACCTAA
- a CDS encoding ATP-binding cassette domain-containing protein has product MLTFSQVTKQFRHDQTIIQAVKDVSFQVNTGEVFGIVGESGSGKSTILKLINLMSKPDEGLILIKKKDVTKFSGTEIRQTKQQMGMIFQQFNLLHNVTVLDNVLLPMKLTKQVNVELARDWLDFVGLSDKLTAYPSQLSGGQQQRVAIARALIKDPELVLLDEATSALDEQATQDVIDILKKCQRTKQTTMVVVSHELDVIKSLCTRAIVLEKGRIVTETAVKSLPETAHQSQVTYPEKIREVLTR; this is encoded by the coding sequence ATGTTGACTTTTAGTCAGGTCACAAAACAGTTTAGACATGACCAGACAATCATACAGGCAGTTAAAGATGTGAGCTTTCAGGTTAATACTGGCGAAGTTTTTGGAATAGTTGGTGAAAGTGGTTCAGGAAAGTCAACCATTCTTAAACTGATTAATTTGATGTCGAAGCCAGATGAGGGTCTGATTTTAATCAAAAAAAAAGATGTCACGAAATTTTCTGGAACTGAAATCAGACAGACAAAACAACAAATGGGTATGATTTTTCAGCAATTTAATCTACTACATAACGTTACAGTATTAGATAATGTATTATTACCAATGAAGTTAACCAAACAAGTGAATGTTGAGTTAGCACGTGATTGGCTTGATTTTGTCGGGTTATCAGATAAATTAACAGCGTATCCATCACAATTAAGTGGTGGGCAGCAACAACGCGTGGCAATTGCTCGTGCATTAATTAAAGATCCAGAATTAGTGTTACTTGATGAAGCTACTAGTGCTTTAGATGAACAAGCGACACAAGATGTGATTGATATTTTGAAAAAATGTCAACGGACTAAACAAACGACAATGGTTGTTGTCAGCCATGAATTAGATGTTATCAAGTCACTTTGTACTCGCGCAATTGTTTTAGAAAAAGGGCGGATTGTAACGGAAACAGCTGTTAAGTCACTACCAGAAACTGCTCATCAGTCACAGGTGACCTATCCTGAAAAAATTAGGGAGGTCTTAACTCGATGA
- the thrC gene encoding threonine synthase — protein sequence MDYRSTRGSEKYVTASQAILEGIAPDGGLYVPVNFPTIQVEPDWWITASYQEMAQYILTLFLTDFTEDEIKDSITMAYDTLFDTPTIAPVRHHGQVNYLELFHGPTLAFKDMALTLLPHLLTLAAKKQGMDRELIILTATSGDTGKAAMAGFADVPGTKIVVFYPKEGVSPVQEQQMVTQSGHNTFVVGITGNFDDAQTRVKELFIDQAMNQELAHQEQQLSSANSINIGRLLPQVAYYAYAYGQLVKSGQLHLGEPMNVAVPTGNFGNILAAYYAKKIGVPIQQLVCASNQNHVLTDFFNQGTYNRQRDFFITTSPSMDILVSSNLERFLYHLTDEDTELVTQLMTSLESNGQYTLPVALQARFSDFYAGYADDTLVKKTIYETYIQDHYLIEPHTAVAKAVVKQYQDVTGDKTPTVIVSTASPFKFPQAILEAIGDYPTDLSISELVTEIGSLTNQDLPQGIQAMLTNPIRHHLVIHPDDMKDTILALIHQN from the coding sequence ATGGATTATCGCAGTACTAGAGGGTCTGAAAAGTACGTAACAGCTTCGCAAGCAATTTTAGAAGGTATTGCACCTGATGGAGGTCTATATGTCCCAGTAAATTTTCCAACAATTCAGGTTGAGCCAGACTGGTGGATAACCGCCTCTTACCAAGAAATGGCACAATATATTTTAACTTTATTTTTAACAGATTTTACTGAGGATGAAATAAAGGACAGTATTACAATGGCGTATGATACATTGTTTGATACACCGACGATTGCTCCGGTTAGACATCATGGTCAGGTTAATTATTTAGAATTATTTCATGGGCCTACATTAGCGTTTAAAGATATGGCATTAACACTTTTACCTCATCTTTTAACGTTAGCAGCTAAAAAACAAGGCATGGATCGTGAGTTAATCATTTTGACTGCGACATCAGGTGATACAGGTAAAGCTGCAATGGCTGGATTTGCTGATGTTCCCGGAACTAAAATTGTTGTTTTTTATCCTAAAGAGGGTGTGAGCCCTGTTCAAGAGCAACAAATGGTGACACAATCTGGTCATAATACATTTGTTGTTGGTATCACAGGGAATTTTGATGATGCACAGACGCGTGTCAAGGAACTGTTCATTGATCAAGCTATGAATCAGGAATTAGCGCACCAAGAACAGCAATTATCTTCAGCAAATTCCATTAATATTGGTCGATTATTACCACAAGTTGCTTATTATGCCTATGCGTATGGTCAATTAGTTAAAAGTGGACAACTTCATTTGGGTGAGCCGATGAATGTAGCTGTACCAACAGGTAATTTTGGTAATATTCTAGCTGCCTATTATGCCAAAAAAATTGGTGTGCCAATTCAGCAATTGGTTTGTGCCTCTAATCAAAATCATGTTCTGACTGATTTTTTTAATCAAGGGACATATAATCGTCAACGTGACTTTTTTATTACCACATCACCGTCTATGGATATTTTGGTTTCAAGTAACTTAGAGCGCTTTTTATATCATTTAACAGATGAAGATACAGAGCTTGTAACACAGTTAATGACATCTTTAGAGTCAAACGGTCAATATACCTTACCAGTGGCACTTCAAGCTCGCTTTAGTGATTTTTATGCGGGTTATGCAGACGATACGTTAGTCAAAAAAACGATTTATGAGACATATATACAGGATCATTATTTAATTGAACCGCATACAGCAGTCGCTAAAGCAGTTGTTAAGCAGTATCAGGACGTAACAGGTGATAAAACACCAACCGTGATAGTTTCAACAGCTAGTCCGTTTAAGTTCCCTCAAGCCATTCTAGAAGCGATTGGGGACTATCCTACAGATTTAAGTATTAGTGAGTTAGTGACAGAAATTGGCTCATTAACAAATCAAGATTTACCACAAGGTATTCAAGCTATGTTGACTAATCCGATTCGTCATCATTTAGTGATTCATCCTGATGACATGAAAGATACAATTTTAGCATTGATTCATCAAAACTAA
- a CDS encoding methionine ABC transporter permease, with product MTYVETLLYYAPEFLRAFKETGLMLLIATLSGAVIGLTIGLILFLTRNEGSYPHKVLYQLCNVYVNIMRSFPFLLLVVTVIPVTRLIYGTAFGALAASFPLSLIAVAIYARLTEQVLLDLPSNVLDLANSLGMTWVQLIRQILLVEARSGLILGLTSMVISLVSYSTVMGVVGGGGIGDFAIRYGYQRYEYSVMYTAVFIMILLVGAIQCFGTWLAKKIDKRK from the coding sequence ATGACTTATGTTGAAACACTTCTCTATTATGCACCTGAATTTTTGAGGGCGTTCAAAGAAACCGGATTAATGTTACTAATTGCTACATTGAGTGGGGCAGTGATTGGATTAACGATTGGTTTAATTTTATTTCTAACACGAAATGAAGGGTCGTATCCACATAAAGTTTTGTATCAACTATGTAATGTATATGTGAATATTATGCGCTCTTTCCCATTTCTACTATTAGTTGTGACGGTAATTCCAGTGACTCGTTTAATTTATGGGACAGCTTTCGGAGCATTAGCAGCATCCTTTCCATTAAGTTTAATTGCTGTTGCAATCTATGCTCGTTTGACTGAGCAGGTTCTGTTAGATCTCCCAAGTAATGTCTTAGATTTAGCGAATTCATTAGGTATGACATGGGTCCAGTTAATTAGGCAAATATTGTTAGTTGAAGCAAGAAGTGGCTTGATTTTAGGGCTAACGTCAATGGTGATAAGCCTTGTCTCCTACTCAACCGTTATGGGAGTTGTTGGAGGTGGTGGAATTGGTGATTTTGCCATTCGGTACGGTTATCAACGTTATGAATATAGTGTTATGTATACCGCTGTATTTATCATGATTTTATTAGTTGGTGCTATTCAGTGCTTTGGCACGTGGCTAGCAAAAAAAATAGATAAAAGAAAGTAG
- a CDS encoding Cof-type HAD-IIB family hydrolase yields MIKAVFFDIDGTLLTSKSKVLPSTLRAIEKLHQQGIICGIASGRGPATLDDLIHHLPIDCYVLYNGQLVFSHDKGIYERIFTREVLEKLIALGDEEERQIVFGSRKKYYGSLSMRLGQRKLIKKIYQKLPKSITTKELHRLLKEKLVIPQKADYFKNMSLLSKPIYQCVLLSPESEADQLAARLPECTITRSNPYSVDIIPKGGSKLIGIQKAIDYYGIDMSEVAVFGDNWNDCEMLQGAGIGIVMGNAPKEVQAFGDFVTLANDYNGIDYALKELQIIR; encoded by the coding sequence ATGATTAAAGCGGTATTTTTTGATATTGATGGGACGTTATTAACGAGCAAATCAAAAGTGTTACCTAGTACCTTACGAGCGATTGAAAAACTGCATCAACAAGGTATTATTTGTGGCATTGCCTCTGGACGTGGGCCGGCAACACTAGATGACTTAATTCATCATCTTCCAATTGATTGTTATGTGCTTTATAATGGCCAACTTGTTTTTTCACATGATAAAGGAATCTATGAGCGGATTTTTACACGTGAGGTTTTAGAAAAATTAATTGCACTAGGTGATGAGGAAGAGCGTCAAATTGTTTTCGGTAGTCGTAAAAAATATTATGGTAGTTTGTCTATGCGGTTGGGTCAGCGTAAATTAATTAAAAAAATTTATCAGAAATTACCCAAATCAATAACCACAAAAGAATTACATCGATTACTAAAAGAAAAGCTAGTGATTCCACAGAAAGCGGATTATTTTAAAAATATGTCTTTGTTATCTAAGCCAATTTATCAATGTGTTTTATTGAGTCCGGAAAGTGAGGCGGACCAACTAGCAGCGAGATTACCAGAATGTACGATTACCCGTTCTAACCCATATTCTGTTGATATTATTCCTAAGGGTGGATCAAAGCTGATTGGTATTCAAAAAGCAATTGATTACTACGGAATTGATATGTCTGAAGTTGCCGTTTTTGGTGATAATTGGAATGATTGCGAAATGTTACAAGGTGCTGGTATTGGAATTGTCATGGGAAATGCACCTAAAGAAGTTCAAGCATTTGGTGATTTTGTGACATTAGCCAATGATTATAATGGCATCGATTATGCATTAAAAGAATTACAAATTATTCGGTAA
- a CDS encoding MetQ/NlpA family ABC transporter substrate-binding protein, whose protein sequence is MKKKLWLVGLVSLLVGVTACGQKNTSSTSKSTDEKTEVTSDKVIKVASHMTPMTDIVTVASKEAKKDGWQVELVQVNDNIQYNELLNNQEVDANFAQHEPYMQKYNQEKSGNLTAIQKIYNAKVGFYSKNYQDIKEIPKGAKIAIPSDVSNEGRALAMLNDQGLITLKDGVGFEGTTKDIEKNDQEFEFVPIDLLNLAEAYNEDDMALVYNYPTYIAKVGLTPDDALFVKKNVDERFAISLVAREDNQDSEKIKALQKAMTSQAVKDYLEKNHQVTVIPAF, encoded by the coding sequence ATGAAAAAGAAGTTATGGCTAGTTGGTTTAGTTAGTTTGTTGGTTGGGGTGACTGCTTGTGGACAAAAAAATACGTCTAGTACGAGTAAAAGTACTGATGAAAAAACTGAAGTCACGAGTGACAAGGTAATTAAAGTTGCTTCACATATGACACCAATGACTGATATCGTGACAGTCGCATCGAAAGAAGCAAAAAAAGATGGTTGGCAAGTAGAATTAGTTCAAGTCAATGATAATATTCAATACAATGAATTGTTAAATAATCAAGAAGTAGATGCTAATTTTGCCCAACATGAACCTTATATGCAAAAATATAATCAAGAAAAATCTGGTAATTTAACAGCTATTCAAAAAATTTATAATGCGAAGGTAGGTTTTTACTCAAAGAACTACCAAGACATTAAAGAGATACCAAAGGGTGCTAAAATTGCGATTCCTAGTGATGTATCAAATGAAGGTCGAGCGTTAGCAATGCTAAATGATCAAGGATTAATTACTTTAAAAGATGGTGTTGGTTTTGAGGGTACAACGAAAGATATTGAAAAAAATGATCAAGAGTTTGAATTTGTTCCTATCGATTTATTAAATTTAGCAGAAGCATACAATGAGGATGATATGGCATTAGTCTATAATTACCCAACATATATTGCAAAAGTTGGTTTAACACCAGATGATGCACTATTTGTGAAAAAAAATGTCGATGAGCGTTTTGCAATTTCTTTAGTTGCTCGTGAAGATAATCAGGATTCTGAAAAAATTAAAGCATTACAAAAAGCGATGACGAGCCAAGCAGTGAAAGATTATTTGGAAAAAAATCATCAAGTGACGGTTATTCCTGCATTTTAA
- a CDS encoding FtsW/RodA/SpoVE family cell cycle protein → MSNELKKRMNTINYALLLPIFLLVLLSIWSQYWVAFYDNRDLALQQALKQLLFSLIGLVGMFCLRLINKKFIWQLTPYCYAFSLCLMLSLYVFYDPVMFQLTGTKRWLDIGGFQFQPSEFAKIAYILFVSRFLVTNNQPTKITSWQEDLKKLGKLLLYSLPLFGLMFMPKDFGTSLVFLFILGALIVASGMNWRIVLSLVAIASLLGGLLITLVFTDFGQHVLEALHFKTYQLNRVRAWANPFEFSNSIGYQQVQGLKAIGSGGIFGKGTLGINVYVPVRESDMIFTFIGEAYGFVGCTAVISLYFYLFYQIFSTSVNSNSLFNSYIGIGIIFMLLFQTLENIGASIGLLPLTGIPLPFLSQGGTSLIATLLALGLVLEIPPKSTVNT, encoded by the coding sequence ATGTCTAATGAATTAAAAAAAAGAATGAACACAATCAATTATGCCCTACTGTTACCAATCTTTTTATTGGTTCTTCTAAGTATTTGGTCACAGTATTGGGTCGCATTTTATGATAATCGTGACTTAGCCTTACAACAAGCACTCAAACAACTACTCTTTAGCTTGATTGGCTTAGTCGGTATGTTTTGCTTAAGACTAATAAATAAAAAATTTATTTGGCAACTTACTCCTTATTGTTATGCTTTTTCATTATGTCTCATGTTGTCTTTATATGTTTTTTATGATCCGGTGATGTTTCAATTAACTGGAACTAAAAGATGGCTAGATATTGGTGGTTTTCAATTTCAGCCGTCTGAATTTGCTAAAATTGCCTACATTTTATTTGTTTCACGTTTTTTAGTAACCAATAACCAACCAACTAAAATTACCTCTTGGCAAGAAGACTTAAAAAAATTAGGTAAGTTACTACTATATAGTCTGCCACTATTTGGGTTAATGTTTATGCCAAAAGATTTCGGAACGTCACTAGTCTTCCTATTTATCCTAGGGGCGTTAATTGTAGCCTCAGGGATGAATTGGCGTATTGTTTTGTCACTTGTTGCCATTGCAAGCTTACTTGGAGGATTACTCATTACGTTAGTTTTTACAGATTTTGGTCAACATGTTTTAGAAGCCTTACATTTTAAAACGTATCAATTAAACCGTGTTCGAGCTTGGGCGAACCCTTTTGAATTTTCTAACTCGATTGGTTATCAACAAGTTCAGGGCCTTAAAGCCATTGGGTCTGGTGGGATATTTGGTAAAGGGACATTGGGTATTAATGTGTACGTACCTGTACGAGAATCAGATATGATTTTTACATTTATCGGAGAAGCATATGGTTTTGTAGGTTGCACAGCAGTCATTTCTTTATATTTTTATTTGTTTTACCAAATTTTTTCTACAAGCGTTAATAGTAATTCACTATTTAATAGTTATATTGGTATTGGAATCATTTTTATGCTACTATTTCAAACACTCGAAAATATTGGCGCGTCTATTGGTCTTTTACCTTTAACAGGTATTCCCTTACCATTCCTAAGTCAAGGTGGTACGTCTTTAATTGCGACGCTATTAGCATTAGGATTAGTACTTGAAATCCCACCTAAATCAACTGTTAATACTTAG
- a CDS encoding DUF72 domain-containing protein, which translates to MINIGLTSFHEHGQLLNKNKLSLAEYASFFPIIELNTSFYGIKTSETSQKWCEQTPDRFQFIIKAYQSMTKHSDWQDNYGSEKEMYQAFHEFIAPLKQANKLAAILCQFPGYFDCSKENVNWLRRLRQWFPDDMLAIELRHASWYSERNQSGMLEFMKSHHFSLVIVDEPQVPIRSVPFLPVVTNQKFVYFRLHGRNKGNWLDTTEDWRKKRNLYCYSETEIYQLSEQLEKLHDAQCVAVIFNNNSAGDAGPNALTLKKQLDIDYSGLNPNQLSLF; encoded by the coding sequence ATGATTAATATTGGCTTAACTTCATTTCATGAACATGGTCAATTACTAAATAAAAATAAATTGAGTTTAGCGGAATATGCCTCTTTTTTTCCAATAATTGAATTAAATACGTCGTTTTATGGTATTAAGACGTCAGAAACTAGTCAGAAATGGTGTGAACAAACGCCTGATCGTTTTCAATTTATTATCAAGGCTTACCAAAGCATGACTAAACATAGCGATTGGCAAGATAACTATGGATCAGAAAAAGAGATGTATCAAGCCTTCCATGAGTTTATAGCCCCTCTTAAGCAAGCTAATAAACTTGCAGCAATCTTGTGTCAGTTTCCTGGATATTTTGATTGCTCAAAAGAAAATGTGAATTGGCTAAGGCGATTGCGACAGTGGTTTCCCGATGATATGCTCGCGATTGAATTGCGCCATGCTTCGTGGTACAGCGAGCGTAACCAAAGTGGAATGTTAGAGTTTATGAAGAGTCATCATTTTTCTTTAGTCATTGTTGATGAGCCACAAGTACCAATCCGTTCAGTACCATTTTTACCAGTGGTGACTAATCAAAAATTTGTTTATTTCAGATTACATGGTCGAAACAAAGGAAATTGGCTAGATACTACTGAAGATTGGCGTAAAAAGCGTAATTTGTATTGTTATTCCGAGACTGAAATTTACCAATTATCAGAACAATTAGAGAAACTGCATGATGCACAGTGTGTTGCAGTTATTTTTAATAATAATTCTGCAGGGGATGCTGGACCAAATGCGTTAACGTTAAAAAAACAATTAGATATTGACTATTCGGGATTAAATCCCAATCAATTAAGTTTATTCTAG
- a CDS encoding aspartate kinase, with the protein MKVSKFGGSSVATFEQLKKVLAIIQSDSDRRFIVVSAPGKRHADDTKLTDLFIQYANDFLTNQPVNDIQDAIITRFKAICESADLQEVLAVIKKQIKDLTLMDKSDKKLVIDTFKANGEDNNARLVAAFLTKHHVPAVYMNPREAGIIVDETPHGAKLKPNAYYQSQPPLTSDKIAVIPGFFGYTESGKLCAFSRGGSDISGSMVAALANADLYENFTDVDAIYCANPKLIPDCPTLTELTFKEMRELSYSGFSVLHDEALIPTFYANIPVVIKNTNNPNSPGTMILPESLNVEKRVVGIAADSGFTNIYLSKYLMNREFGFGHSVLNILTEFDLQYDHMPSGIDDISIILRQNQLTPEIESKLINRFKSALAIDEIKVKHHLSMIALVGEGMKQNIGVAARATKALSDHHVNIELLNQGSSEVSIFFGVNEADENQAVQALYQEFFT; encoded by the coding sequence ATGAAAGTATCAAAATTTGGTGGCAGTTCAGTAGCTACATTTGAACAGCTCAAAAAAGTTTTAGCCATTATCCAATCTGATTCTGACCGTCGTTTCATCGTTGTCTCTGCCCCTGGAAAAAGACATGCCGATGATACAAAATTAACTGATTTATTCATACAATATGCAAATGATTTTTTAACAAATCAACCAGTAAATGACATCCAAGACGCTATTATCACACGATTTAAAGCTATCTGCGAGTCAGCCGATTTACAAGAAGTTTTGGCGGTTATAAAAAAACAAATTAAAGATTTAACGTTGATGGACAAGTCTGATAAAAAATTAGTCATCGATACCTTTAAAGCAAACGGTGAAGACAATAACGCGCGTTTGGTTGCGGCTTTTTTAACCAAACATCATGTGCCTGCAGTCTATATGAATCCTCGTGAAGCGGGTATTATTGTGGATGAGACACCACATGGCGCTAAATTAAAACCCAATGCGTATTATCAAAGTCAACCTCCTTTAACCTCTGACAAGATTGCTGTAATTCCTGGTTTTTTTGGTTATACTGAGTCTGGTAAACTCTGCGCTTTTTCACGTGGTGGTTCTGATATTTCTGGTTCCATGGTTGCTGCACTAGCCAATGCTGATTTATATGAAAATTTTACCGATGTGGATGCTATCTATTGTGCCAATCCTAAATTGATTCCTGATTGTCCAACACTAACAGAATTAACTTTTAAAGAAATGCGTGAACTAAGTTATTCTGGTTTTAGCGTCCTACATGATGAAGCACTCATCCCTACTTTTTATGCAAATATTCCCGTAGTCATAAAAAATACAAATAATCCCAATTCTCCAGGAACAATGATTTTACCTGAGTCACTCAATGTAGAAAAACGGGTTGTCGGAATTGCGGCTGACTCTGGATTTACTAATATCTATCTTAGTAAATATCTTATGAACCGTGAATTTGGTTTTGGTCATAGTGTATTAAACATTCTTACTGAGTTTGATTTACAATATGATCATATGCCTTCTGGAATTGATGATATTTCCATTATTTTACGTCAAAATCAATTAACGCCAGAAATTGAATCAAAACTGATTAATCGCTTTAAATCAGCCCTAGCTATTGATGAGATTAAGGTGAAGCATCACCTATCGATGATTGCTTTGGTTGGTGAAGGAATGAAGCAGAATATTGGAGTTGCCGCTCGAGCAACTAAAGCTTTATCTGATCATCATGTCAATATTGAATTACTGAATCAAGGCTCATCAGAAGTGAGTATTTTCTTTGGTGTCAATGAAGCCGATGAAAATCAAGCTGTTCAAGCACTGTATCAAGAATTTTTTACGTAA
- a CDS encoding cryptochrome/photolyase family protein codes for MSIHVMWFRKDFRLLDNQALNLAIKQMTNADRLVCVFQINPQQYREGTANHDYFFTTVKAFFDSHPELAVHYLFGDPLDSFKQLKNNYPDWDYLYFNEDESLFGYQRDQQVIEFCRDAGIQVSTKPDNYIHSAKVVVKDDGTPYRVFTPYYKKWLTLPVDLSNSHQADIGSVTIQKPQNDQQKSGESAMSQLITKSQHDFLQEIGEDVAMRRLKKFLRTGLALYEKNRDIPSLDGTSYLSPYLKTGVLSIRVIWQLLIDCDESIGQITFMKELVWREFYKMIDVYHPEQRTKELQLHYQQLPWRQNQHDLKKWAAGLTGFPLIDAAMRQLNTTGWMHNRLRMLTASFLTKDLLVDWRLGEAYFAAHLIDYDPASNVGGWQWAASTGTDAVPYFRVFNPTTQSQKIDSEGIFIRRFLPELRDVPIKYIHEPHLMSKAEQEKAHCLIGKDYPLPMVNHKEARELTMQWFKQHKQ; via the coding sequence ATGAGTATCCATGTGATGTGGTTCAGAAAAGATTTTCGATTATTAGATAATCAAGCGCTAAATCTAGCTATTAAACAAATGACTAATGCAGATCGCCTAGTTTGTGTATTTCAAATTAATCCACAGCAATACCGAGAAGGGACAGCTAATCACGATTATTTTTTCACAACAGTAAAAGCCTTTTTTGATAGTCATCCGGAACTAGCCGTCCATTATCTGTTTGGTGACCCTTTAGATTCATTTAAACAGTTAAAGAATAACTATCCAGATTGGGACTATTTATATTTTAATGAGGATGAGTCGTTATTTGGATATCAAAGAGACCAACAGGTGATTGAATTTTGTCGTGATGCTGGGATTCAAGTATCAACTAAACCGGATAATTATATTCATTCAGCGAAAGTTGTGGTCAAAGATGATGGTACACCTTATCGTGTCTTTACACCTTATTATAAAAAATGGCTTACGCTACCAGTCGATTTAAGCAATAGTCATCAAGCGGATATTGGATCAGTCACTATCCAAAAACCACAGAATGACCAACAAAAATCTGGAGAAAGTGCAATGTCACAATTAATAACTAAAAGTCAACATGATTTTTTACAAGAAATTGGTGAAGACGTGGCAATGAGACGTTTAAAAAAATTTCTTCGAACTGGGTTAGCTTTATATGAAAAAAATCGCGATATACCGAGCCTTGATGGAACCAGTTATTTATCGCCTTATTTAAAAACGGGCGTCTTATCAATTCGTGTGATTTGGCAGTTGTTAATCGATTGCGATGAATCAATTGGGCAAATAACATTTATGAAAGAATTGGTGTGGCGTGAATTTTATAAAATGATTGATGTGTATCATCCTGAGCAACGAACCAAAGAACTACAATTACATTATCAACAATTACCTTGGCGTCAAAATCAGCATGATTTAAAAAAATGGGCTGCTGGGTTAACTGGTTTTCCATTGATTGATGCAGCTATGCGTCAATTAAATACAACAGGTTGGATGCACAATCGTTTAAGAATGTTAACTGCTAGTTTTTTAACGAAAGATTTATTAGTAGATTGGCGTTTAGGTGAAGCATATTTTGCAGCTCATCTAATTGATTATGATCCAGCGAGTAACGTGGGGGGATGGCAGTGGGCTGCATCAACTGGAACGGATGCTGTTCCTTATTTTCGAGTCTTCAATCCCACAACGCAAAGTCAAAAAATTGATTCAGAAGGAATTTTTATTCGTCGATTCCTCCCAGAACTGCGAGATGTACCAATTAAGTATATTCATGAACCGCATTTGATGTCAAAAGCCGAACAAGAAAAGGCTCATTGTTTAATTGGGAAGGATTATCCCTTACCAATGGTTAATCATAAAGAAGCACGTGAGTTAACAATGCAATGGTTTAAACAACACAAACAATAA